The stretch of DNA CTCTATTCAGTTATGGTGGATCTGGTCTTTGGGCGTTTACCATTCTAATTTTTATCTTTATTAAATTAGATTCTAACAAAATTAATGAATGGTAGTCGGTAATAGCCATTTAATACCATTACTATCATAAAATGTAGAACTCATCTTGGCTTTTTGTGTTTAACCGAAAATGAGATAAAATATGTCCAGATAAGGCGCTTTTTGAAAGGCATAGCATCGCTACAGATAATAAAAGTGACGAAATATGGTCGAATTTTAGCCATTTTTAGGAAATAGAAAAAGTCAAGACGAGTTCTTAGTATAATTATTTCGCTCTTATGAAAAACCTAATCTTTTTAGCTTTCGGACTTTTTTTAATTATAGGATGTTCTAGCACAAAAAGTGCTCTAAAAAATGATTTTTCCAAAAAAGAATCTCGTTTAATTATGAATGCAGATAGTTTATCACCTATGCGCATTTATAAAATAACTAACACAAAAGATTCCCTTTTATTAAGAACTAAAAGCGGCTATATGAAGCCCGATCCAAAAAATAAAACACTACACCTTTTTATAAAAAGACTTTATGCCACCGTGAGAGATAGTATATCTATGGGAGTTGGTATAGCAGCACCCCAAGTAGGTGTTTTAAAAAACATTATTTGGGTACAACGTTTTGATAAGGAACATTTTCCTTTTGAAGTATATCTAAATCCAAAAATTATCAAATACTCGGAAGACAAACAAACAGTTAAAGAAGGTTGTTTATCTATTCCTAACCGAACAGAAATATTAAATAGTAGAGCACAATCTATAACTATTGAATATGATACTATAAAAGGAGAACATAAAACTGAAACAGTTACAAGTTTTACATCGGTCATTTTTCAACATGAAATCGATCATTTAAATGGCATCCTATATTTAGACCATTTACAGAAAGAACTTGATAATACTAAAAAGACTAATTACTAATTACTGGTTACTGGTTACTGGTTACTTATTTCTTAATTTCCAGTTTTTCAGCAAAATAATCGCAAAAATCTTTCATGGTAGCTGTCATTTTTTCATCTTGAGTTGCTCTATTAAAAGTATCACTCATAGCGACTAATGTTTGATAAAAAAACACTTTCATTTCATCAACTGGCATATCTTTCGTCCATAAATCAATACGGAGTGTTTCTTGTGCTTTAGAATCCCAAACAGCAAGCATCATAGCTTTTGCTTCTTCATTTGTTATACCTCCATCTAACGCGGTCCAATGTAATTTCTCAGGGACTCTATTCGCATCAAGCTCAACATTCAATTCTATTTTAGAAGTTATTTTGTCTGACATTATTTACGTGGTTTAAACTTTGAATTATTAAAAATATCTTCGGTGCTTGTTATTAGCATATCTTTTAAAGTCACATCGTTTTGTTCCATATAGGCTCTTACAATTTGCCAACCTATATATTGACCTAAACGACCTGGAGAATCGGCATCAATATCTTCCAAATAAAACTTAGAAAACGGCGCAGGGTTTATAAACCTACCTAGTAATTTAGAATCTGTACTAAATAACAACTCTCTTTCTACAAGATAGCGCCAAATATAACTTTCGTTAACAACAGCCCAATCCAATTGTTCTTTTGAATACCCAATACGCGCTGCTTCATTTTTAAAAGGAACAACAGCGTCTTTAAAATAGAGCTGTTTTCCAAAATATATCATTTCGTCTAACAAAGTTTTATTTTGACCTTGATATATATATTTCTTAGCATATTCCTCGGCCAAATCAACCGTAATTTGTTCTTTCTTTAAATTTTCGCTTATATACTTTGGAATACTTCCATAAAACTCATGCCCACTTCCCAAATACGTATCTAAAGCTAATATCGCAATGGTATCTGTAATTATGACTCTATTTCTGTAATCTACATTACTTGTTGTCGTTATAACTCTTGGTGGGTAAAATTCAGGAAAATAATATTTTAAATGATTAAATAAAGATTCTATCTCCAGCTCCGTTTCATTAAAATTTTGAAATTCACTTTTAACAGCATCAAATAATTGCACCTGTAATGTATCTGTAATTTTAGCAATCCAAAACGAGTCTTTGTATTTTTCAGAAAACATAAAAGGATATGCTTTCTTTAATTTTGACAAGTTTTCTGAAGTGATATTGGCAAATAACAAATCAAAACGCTCTACCTTGATATCTATATTTAGATTAGCGATTTCATTTTCTAACGTATTCTCATTTTTACAAGAAATAGCAACCACTAAAATTATTAAACACAATAATAAATTCTTCATATAAAACTTAAAGGGTATAAACTTTTATTAATTGGGTGATTCGTTTATTTTTGTCTGCAAAGGTACTATTCTTATATCAATTTGGTTATGAAATAACACATAAGAAACGACGTTGCTTTTTTATTTTATGATGCTTCGATTGATTTTTATAGCATTATTTATACAAATCTAATAAGTAAAGAAATAAAAAATGAACAAGTTTGTTTAAGCTATTTTATAATTTAATTGATATTAAATTTAAATTCATTTAAAATGCAAACAGAAAAAGTTGTAGATCATATAGTTAATTGGTTAAAAGATTACGCAACGAATGCCGGCGTTAATGGTTTTGTCATTGGTATTTCAGGGGGTATAGATTCTGCCGTAACTTCTACTTTATGTGCTAAAACGGGTTTAAATGTACTATGTATAGAAATGCCTATTCACCAAGCTGAGAGTCATGTAACCAGAGCACAAGAACATATCACTCTTTTAAAAAACAGATTTGACAATGTAAGCGATACACGCACCGATTTAACACCTGTTTTTGAAGAATTTAAAACCGAAGTATTCTCTGATGGCGACCAAGCCACGATAGATATGGCTTTGGCAAATACGCGAGCGCGATTGCGTATGACAACACTTTACTATTATGCTGGGCTTTACAAATTATTGGTAGCCGGAACAGGTAATAAAGTGGAAGATTTTGGTGTTGGTTTTTACACAAAATATGGTGATGGTGGCGTCGATTTGAGTCCAATTGCCGATTTGCTAAAATCTGAAGTCTACAAATTAGGGGCTTATTTACAAGTACCTGAATCTATCATGCAAGCCGCTCCTAGTGATGGTTTATTTGGAGATACCAGAAGTGATGAAGACCAAATAGGAGCCTCGTACCCGGAACTCGAATGGGCAATGAAAATGGACGATGCCGGTAAAAATGCAAACGATTTTTCTGATAGAGAATTAGAAGTTTTTAAAATTTATAAACGCTTTAATAGTGCCAATAAACATAAGATGATTCCCATACCAATTTGTGATATTCCCAACATTTTGTTGTAGGAATTGTAAATTACTCAAAAATTCACTACATTTGCTGCAAGCTTACTCTCTCAATTATAATACCATTCTAACTAAATATTATAAAAGCTTTACATTATGATTAAACTATTAATAGCGGACAACCACCCAATCACAAGAAAAGGGTTAGAAGTCCTTTTTTCTGCCTCTCCAAACATTAAAATTGTAGGAAGCGTAAATGATGGCGAAGCCATCTTAGAATTCATTAAAAAGAATCCTGTAGACATTATTTTAACCGAAGCCGATTTCCCTAAATTAAATGGGTTAACAGTGTTACGTTATTTAAAAAATGACTATCCGGATATAAAAACCATTATCTTTAGTGGCCAACCAGAAGAAGTTTATGCCATAAACGCCATCAAAGCTGGCGCATCTGGGTATTTAAACAAATCTGTTAATGTTATAAGCATTAATGAGGCTATATTAAAAGTGCATGACGGAGGTATTCATTTAAGCAATGAATTAACTCAGCAACTTGCATTTGGCAATAGAGTTAATAAAAGTGGTACTTTTTATAAAAAACTATCAACTAGAGAAGCAGAAGTTTTAAAGCTGTTAACGGTTGGTAGAAAAAACAAAGAGATTTCTAAGGAACTTGATATTAACGAGAAAACGGTTAGTACTTACAAAGCAAGATTAATGCGAAAGTTAAAAGTTACTAATTTAGTTGATTTAGTTAATCAAGCTAAGCTAAGCGAGCAACTATAACACACGATTTAATTTTCTAGAGAGTAGCATTTTTAAGCCTGAATAGTCTTTGACTTCTTCCAGAATATTTCTATTTACATCGTTTTTACTTTGTAATGTTTCTTGTTGAAACTCTTTTACTTTTTGGTCTATTAAAAAACATCGTAAACTTAATATAGTTTCACTAACTAATTGTGCGACACTTTGTATTTTTTCTTTTGGAAAAATATTCATGCGTTTCCAGTCATCTAATGCATAACGCTCATCTTCCATTAAAATGGTTGTGATTTCATTAGACGTCTGATTATCAACAGTGTTTATGTATGATTTAAGTTCAAAATCCGGATTTTGATTTAGTGCATCTATAATACTATAATACAGAGTTTTAAACTGTGTATTAGAGAATTCCATTTCATCATCTTGAAGGTCTAGAAATATTTTTTCGAAGACCTTCGATTGATGGATTACTGGCTCTAAAATCAATTCACCTTTGTCATTTTCTTTTAAAACTAAATCTTCAAAGTCTTCTACTTTGTTTCCATAGAGCAATAGAACTTCTATAATCTTTCGTTCTAAAATATACTGTACATCAACCTTTTTTACGGGTTCCTGATGTTTGATAACCTCAAATGCTTTTTTGTCTTTTTTAAACTGTTTATTATCTTCCTGAAACTCCTTTTTATTAATTTGAGCTAGCGTACTAAACAAAACTTCTTCGCTAATGTCCATTATTCTGGCACATTCCTGAATATAAATTTCCTTTTTAATACGATCTGGGATTTTAGAAATACTGTTTACAATATCTCTAACAGTGTCTGCTTTCTTAATAGGATCATTTTTTGATTCTTCAAATAAAACAGATGCTTTAAATTGAATAAAATCTTTTGCATTTTCATTCAAATACAGAGTCAGTTCTTCAAGCGTGTTTTGTTTTGCAAAACTATCTGGATCCTCCCCTTCTGGAAAGGTGCAAACTTTCACATTCATGCCTTGTTCCAAAATAAGATCAATACCTCGTAGCGAAGCACGCATACCGGCAGCATCACCATCAAAAAGTACCGTGATATTTTTTGTTAACCTATTAATAAGTCGAATTTGCTCTGATGTTAAAGCCGTTCCAGATGAAGACACCACATTTTTCACACCCGTTTGATGAAATTGAATAACATCCGTATATCCCTCAACTAAATAACAATTATCTTCCTTAGCAATACCCTGCTTCGCATGATATATACCGTATAACACATTACTTTTATGGTAAATATCACTTTCTGGAGAGTTTACGTATTTAGCAGCCTTTTTATCATTCGTTAATATGCGTCCACCAAACCCTAAAACACGACCACTCATACTTTTAATAGGGAACATAACACGTCCTTTAAACCTATCAAAACGCTTGTCTTCTTTTACAATAGTAAGTCCCGTTTTTTGTAAATAATCAATATTATAGCCTTGCTTTAAAGCTTCATCTGTAAAGGCTTGCCAGGCATCAAGTGAATACCCTAAATCAAACTTTTTTACGGTTTCCTCGGTAAATCCACGTTCTTTAAAATAGCTTAACCCAATTGATTTTCCCTGATCGGTCTTATGAAGTATTTTTTGAAAATATGTATTTGCAAACTCACTCACTAGATATAAACTTTCGCGTTCATTCGCTTGCTCTTTTTGCTCATTAGATTGTTCGGTTTCCTCTATTTCAATATTATATTTTTTAGCAAGGTATTTGATGGCTTCTGGATAGGTAAAATGTTCGTGTTCCATTAAAAATGATACCGCCGTGCCGCCTTTACCTGTAGAAAAATCTTTCCATATTTGTTTTACAGGCGACACCATAAAACTTGGTGAACGCTCATCACTAAAAGGGCTTAAACCTTTAAAATTGCTTCCTGCCTTTTTAAGATTTACAAAATCTCCAATAACTTCCTCTACACGAGAAGCTTCAAACACTTGGTCTATGGTTGTTGCTGATATCAAACTATTTGTCATTCCTGCGAAAGCAGGAATCTTTTAAATTAAAACTAAAATGGATTTCTTGTATTCCGATTACGCTCACTATAAACTAAGGAACGACCATGTAAAAGTAATACAAACTATTGATATTAGAAACCTAATATTTTTTTGAATTTGCAAGAAAATCAAACTAATTTCGTTCAATGGTATATAGAAAACAAATTAAAACTTACTTTATCAAAGCATTATTAATGATTAAAGACCTCTTAAGTAAAATGATATCAAAAAATGTTCTTTCATTAATTTTAACTCTTATTAGTCTAAATGTTATCGCTCAAAAAACGGACTATTCTATTGATAAGTTGGAGAGCAAACTTGATTCACTTATTCTAAACGTTATGGAATCTGATCATATTCCAGGAGCTACTTTTATTATTGTAAAAGACGGAAAAACCATCCTAAAAAAAGGGTATGGCTATACCTCTTTAGGCAAAAATGCAAAATTAGTCAGCCCAGATTCAACCATTTTTAGAATTGGTTCTATTACCAAAACATTTACGGTAACGGCTTTACTACAATTAAAGGACAAAGATAAAATCAATCTGGATACTGATGTCAATACCTATTTAAAAACAGTAAAAGTACCAGCTAATTATAAAAAACCTGTCACACCTTTTCATTTAATGACCCATAGTGCAGGGTTTGATGAGCTTAGAGGGCGGGTTGTCTACAAACAGAATAAACAAATTTCGCAAAATACTTTCCTAAAAAACAAACTAGTTAGATTGAGGGAACCTGGAGTTGTTTCAGCTTATTCTACTTTCGGAATAGCACTAGCAGGTTTATTAGTGGAGGATATAAGTGGTCTTAGTTTAGAAGCGTTTATGAACAAAAATATTTGGACACCTCTTGACATGTCAATGACGAGTATAGAAATCCCAAAAGATCAAGAAAATTATCTATCAATAGGCTATGAATACGAGAACGGAATTAATAAACCTCAGCCCTGGGAATGGTATCACACTTATCCTGCGTCATCTATAAATAGTACAGCTACCGATATGGCTAAATACATGCAAATGCATTTAAATTTAGGGACCTTCAATAATCATAAAATTCTGAATAAGGCTACTGCCCTAAGTATGCAACAGCAACAACTCTCTGTCCTACCTCAAGTAGACGGTTTTGCATTTGGTCTTTATGAAAAAAATCATTTTGGTCTAAAAACGTACAATCATGGAGGGGATATGTTGGGATATAGCACATTTATGACCTTAGTTCCTGAAAAAAACATGGGAATCTTTGTAGCTAATCACCATGAAGGTACTAACCTTAGAAAAAAAGTTGTAGAAACTATATTAGAGCATTTTGCAAAAAATCCAGAAATAATTTATAATCCAAATAGGATTAAAACTAATGTAAACAAATTCGCAGGAAACTATAGATGGATGAGTACTTGTAAAACATGTCCAAAAAATCGCCACGAACAAACATACAGCCTTACTGCTAATGATGACAACACCCTTTCGGGATTTAACAGAACATTTTATCAGATAGAACCTTTATTATTTAAAAGTTATGATGGAAAACGAACCATGGGCTTTATAAAGAATGAAAAAGGAGATGTTGTATATATGTCCTTAGGAAATATCAATGCTTTCGAAAAAGTAAATTAGAATTAGCTGGTAAAACAGGTAATTAAATTGAAGTATTTTGTGATAACTTATTAAACAACTTCTTTTAAATTAAAACTAAAATAAACTCCTGTCTTTGCAAAAACGATTATATAAAAGCAATATAAACTAAATTTATACAAACACGCCATAGCGCATTGAACACAAACATTTATGGAAACTGAATTATTAGAAATTTCACCAGTAATGCCAAGTCAAAATATTGATCGAGACATTGAATGGTATGAAAAACATGTTGGATTTCAAGTTATACATAAAGACAAAATGTATGCTGTATTAAGGAGAAAAAATCTTTTCATTCACTTACAATGGCATGCTGACACAAAAGAAGATCCATTACTTGGTGGTTCCGTTATAAAAATATTTGTAAAGAATTTAGAGCCGATTTTTAAAGAATTTGTAGAAAGAGGGACTATAAAACCTGAAAAGCTGCGATTAAATACTGATTGGAAAACAAATGAATTTGGATTTTATGACTTGAACAATAATTCAATTTTTATAGTCGAAGATATTTAAAAACAGAATTGGCATTAATAAACCGTGTAAGTTTATTAGATAATACCTTTATTGGAATGACTCTAAGGATGATTCCACACAAAATCACAGTCGAAGCTTTTAAACAAACTTTTTAAAAATAAAACCCAAAAGTACCAGTAATACCAAATTTTCTGGCATCTGGATTCGCAACTTCATCCAAATAATTCCCTCTAAAGTTAAAGTCTATTCTAAATACTTTAAAAATATTACCAACTCCCAAACTGTATTCATAATACATTTTATCCGATGGTGCGACCAAAGGAATAGAATTTGGGTTACTTGTGGTATTTAATAAAATATTTTCATCAGAAATCTCTCCCCAGACACCACGTATACTCACAATTTCACGGAGATTGAACTTCCTTAAAAACGGAATCCTTGAAAACAAACGCCCGTTAAAATTATGCTCTAAATGCAACGAAGTATAAGTATCGGATACAAATTCGTAAAAATCTAATTGAGAAAAGGTATTATAGATAGAGAAATACGATTGGTTTCCTGGTATTACACTTAATAAGCCAAGCGGTACTTCTCCAAAGGTTTTCCCAGCTTCTACAGTTGTGGTTAATCTACCAAAACCACCAACTTGCCACGGCTGTATATATGATAACTGTAATTTTGTATAGTCAAAATCACTATCAAACAGCCCCTTATCTCCTCTACTTACTTGAGCAAATATCCGTGCAAAACCATCATTAGCTTCACGACGTTCTACACCAAAACCTGTCATTTTTCGTTTTGGAAAAAAAGACACAGACAATGAGCTTTCAAACTGCTTAATTTCAGATGCTATGCCTGTTGGTGTATTATAATCTAAGCTAAAAGTGGGTGACGCAGATTCTAAAGTCCGGTAATTTCCGCCCAATCTAAAAATAACATTGCGCCATGGTTCTGCTTCGATGGCTAAGCTGGTTAAATTTAAGGAAGTTAATTTATCATTAGTACTTGTTCCAACAACTGATGAAGAGGCTAAACTTCTTCCTAAAACATCGGTAGAAGTTGTTAAACTCGCACCTATTTGTTCAACATCACGCCGATTGCCTCCAGAAATAATCAGTCTGCTCTTTTTATCTAACAACCATTTTCCAGAAATACCATATTTAAATTTATCATCTCCAAAACCATAAGCTAAAAACCCTTGTAATCGCCAAAGATCATTTCTTCCAAAATAAGTACGTCCCCCTACTCGCAAACGTAAGTTTTCCACTTCGTTGAATCCAAAGGTTGAGAAAATAGGGCCGTAATCTAAAGGTAGGGTATTAAACTCAATATAGCCAGATGATAAAATACTTCCTAAATTATAAAGTTGCTTAAATTTCTTGACCGTTTTTAAAGTATCAAGCATTTTATAAACCCCCTTTTCATCTTTATTTAAAGCTTCTAAACGATTCTCTGCCCAAAAGGCATCTCCTCTATCGTAAACATCTTTATCGTAGTTATAAACTTCACGATCATAGAACTTTTTATCCAGTTCTTTATCAAACTCATAATTATCATATAATGTGGTACGTTTGCCATAAACACCCCGCGATTTCTCCTTTTTATTCAAAGCAAAATCAGACATCATATAATCACGTTTCACAAGAAATAAAGAATCGTTTAGCACTTCAAACTCTTGCTCTATATAAATCTCTTTTACCCAGTTTATATTGGCACTTTTTGAAGCTTGTAAATTAATTTCTTTAATAGCATACGTACTATCTGCCACCCAAAAATCACCTTTAAAAGTCAGTTCATTTTTTCGTCTTGGATAATAAATAATATTGTAACACCATTTATTATCTATAAAAGTACTATCGGACAATACATAATTATAAGTACTAATTCCTGTTTTAGACAAAGGACTTACAAAACTTTTATCGAAAAACTTTAAATAATTATCGTATACATTATAATCGGAATACAAATCATTAACAAAATCAATCACTATTTGATTATCGCTAAATCCAGAGTTTTTATTTCCTTTTAGGACTTCCTTCTTTTTATTAATAACGTTATCACCATAGACTCTTGAAGCCGCTTCGTTTATAAACATAGGTAAATATGTTTTACCGGTCACGCGGGATGTATCAACTTCTTCAAAAACAAACTCCATACCTCTAAAAAGTCGACTTTTTATGAGTGCACTATCTATAGTATTAATATCAAATTCCACCTTTTCGTATTTATCGTATTCGTATTGTTTATATAGGTTTAAACCGTTTTTGCGTTTATGTTCCCAGATTTTTCTAAGCAAGTCAATAGCTGGATTGTTCTTTTT from Flavivirga spongiicola encodes:
- the dnaG gene encoding DNA primase, translating into MISATTIDQVFEASRVEEVIGDFVNLKKAGSNFKGLSPFSDERSPSFMVSPVKQIWKDFSTGKGGTAVSFLMEHEHFTYPEAIKYLAKKYNIEIEETEQSNEQKEQANERESLYLVSEFANTYFQKILHKTDQGKSIGLSYFKERGFTEETVKKFDLGYSLDAWQAFTDEALKQGYNIDYLQKTGLTIVKEDKRFDRFKGRVMFPIKSMSGRVLGFGGRILTNDKKAAKYVNSPESDIYHKSNVLYGIYHAKQGIAKEDNCYLVEGYTDVIQFHQTGVKNVVSSSGTALTSEQIRLINRLTKNITVLFDGDAAGMRASLRGIDLILEQGMNVKVCTFPEGEDPDSFAKQNTLEELTLYLNENAKDFIQFKASVLFEESKNDPIKKADTVRDIVNSISKIPDRIKKEIYIQECARIMDISEEVLFSTLAQINKKEFQEDNKQFKKDKKAFEVIKHQEPVKKVDVQYILERKIIEVLLLYGNKVEDFEDLVLKENDKGELILEPVIHQSKVFEKIFLDLQDDEMEFSNTQFKTLYYSIIDALNQNPDFELKSYINTVDNQTSNEITTILMEDERYALDDWKRMNIFPKEKIQSVAQLVSETILSLRCFLIDQKVKEFQQETLQSKNDVNRNILEEVKDYSGLKMLLSRKLNRVL
- a CDS encoding serine hydrolase domain-containing protein; translation: MIKDLLSKMISKNVLSLILTLISLNVIAQKTDYSIDKLESKLDSLILNVMESDHIPGATFIIVKDGKTILKKGYGYTSLGKNAKLVSPDSTIFRIGSITKTFTVTALLQLKDKDKINLDTDVNTYLKTVKVPANYKKPVTPFHLMTHSAGFDELRGRVVYKQNKQISQNTFLKNKLVRLREPGVVSAYSTFGIALAGLLVEDISGLSLEAFMNKNIWTPLDMSMTSIEIPKDQENYLSIGYEYENGINKPQPWEWYHTYPASSINSTATDMAKYMQMHLNLGTFNNHKILNKATALSMQQQQLSVLPQVDGFAFGLYEKNHFGLKTYNHGGDMLGYSTFMTLVPEKNMGIFVANHHEGTNLRKKVVETILEHFAKNPEIIYNPNRIKTNVNKFAGNYRWMSTCKTCPKNRHEQTYSLTANDDNTLSGFNRTFYQIEPLLFKSYDGKRTMGFIKNEKGDVVYMSLGNINAFEKVN
- a CDS encoding VOC family protein — translated: METELLEISPVMPSQNIDRDIEWYEKHVGFQVIHKDKMYAVLRRKNLFIHLQWHADTKEDPLLGGSVIKIFVKNLEPIFKEFVERGTIKPEKLRLNTDWKTNEFGFYDLNNNSIFIVEDI
- a CDS encoding response regulator, which encodes MIKLLIADNHPITRKGLEVLFSASPNIKIVGSVNDGEAILEFIKKNPVDIILTEADFPKLNGLTVLRYLKNDYPDIKTIIFSGQPEEVYAINAIKAGASGYLNKSVNVISINEAILKVHDGGIHLSNELTQQLAFGNRVNKSGTFYKKLSTREAEVLKLLTVGRKNKEISKELDINEKTVSTYKARLMRKLKVTNLVDLVNQAKLSEQL
- the gldB gene encoding gliding motility lipoprotein GldB — protein: MKNLLLCLIILVVAISCKNENTLENEIANLNIDIKVERFDLLFANITSENLSKLKKAYPFMFSEKYKDSFWIAKITDTLQVQLFDAVKSEFQNFNETELEIESLFNHLKYYFPEFYPPRVITTTSNVDYRNRVIITDTIAILALDTYLGSGHEFYGSIPKYISENLKKEQITVDLAEEYAKKYIYQGQNKTLLDEMIYFGKQLYFKDAVVPFKNEAARIGYSKEQLDWAVVNESYIWRYLVERELLFSTDSKLLGRFINPAPFSKFYLEDIDADSPGRLGQYIGWQIVRAYMEQNDVTLKDMLITSTEDIFNNSKFKPRK
- the nadE gene encoding NAD(+) synthase; its protein translation is MQTEKVVDHIVNWLKDYATNAGVNGFVIGISGGIDSAVTSTLCAKTGLNVLCIEMPIHQAESHVTRAQEHITLLKNRFDNVSDTRTDLTPVFEEFKTEVFSDGDQATIDMALANTRARLRMTTLYYYAGLYKLLVAGTGNKVEDFGVGFYTKYGDGGVDLSPIADLLKSEVYKLGAYLQVPESIMQAAPSDGLFGDTRSDEDQIGASYPELEWAMKMDDAGKNANDFSDRELEVFKIYKRFNSANKHKMIPIPICDIPNILL
- a CDS encoding DUF5686 family protein; protein product: MSTIAQTKASGYVFDEFNEPVAFANVIFKGSTIGTITNENGKFYLESDETWDALTISFIGYELLKVPLDKKVNYNLKFTLKEENAQLDQIVITAGKQSKKNNPAIDLLRKIWEHKRKNGLNLYKQYEYDKYEKVEFDINTIDSALIKSRLFRGMEFVFEEVDTSRVTGKTYLPMFINEAASRVYGDNVINKKKEVLKGNKNSGFSDNQIVIDFVNDLYSDYNVYDNYLKFFDKSFVSPLSKTGISTYNYVLSDSTFIDNKWCYNIIYYPRRKNELTFKGDFWVADSTYAIKEINLQASKSANINWVKEIYIEQEFEVLNDSLFLVKRDYMMSDFALNKKEKSRGVYGKRTTLYDNYEFDKELDKKFYDREVYNYDKDVYDRGDAFWAENRLEALNKDEKGVYKMLDTLKTVKKFKQLYNLGSILSSGYIEFNTLPLDYGPIFSTFGFNEVENLRLRVGGRTYFGRNDLWRLQGFLAYGFGDDKFKYGISGKWLLDKKSRLIISGGNRRDVEQIGASLTTSTDVLGRSLASSSVVGTSTNDKLTSLNLTSLAIEAEPWRNVIFRLGGNYRTLESASPTFSLDYNTPTGIASEIKQFESSLSVSFFPKRKMTGFGVERREANDGFARIFAQVSRGDKGLFDSDFDYTKLQLSYIQPWQVGGFGRLTTTVEAGKTFGEVPLGLLSVIPGNQSYFSIYNTFSQLDFYEFVSDTYTSLHLEHNFNGRLFSRIPFLRKFNLREIVSIRGVWGEISDENILLNTTSNPNSIPLVAPSDKMYYEYSLGVGNIFKVFRIDFNFRGNYLDEVANPDARKFGITGTFGFYF
- the def gene encoding peptide deformylase; the encoded protein is MKNLIFLAFGLFLIIGCSSTKSALKNDFSKKESRLIMNADSLSPMRIYKITNTKDSLLLRTKSGYMKPDPKNKTLHLFIKRLYATVRDSISMGVGIAAPQVGVLKNIIWVQRFDKEHFPFEVYLNPKIIKYSEDKQTVKEGCLSIPNRTEILNSRAQSITIEYDTIKGEHKTETVTSFTSVIFQHEIDHLNGILYLDHLQKELDNTKKTNY
- the gldC gene encoding gliding motility protein GldC gives rise to the protein MSDKITSKIELNVELDANRVPEKLHWTALDGGITNEEAKAMMLAVWDSKAQETLRIDLWTKDMPVDEMKVFFYQTLVAMSDTFNRATQDEKMTATMKDFCDYFAEKLEIKK